The following coding sequences lie in one Pontibacter sp. G13 genomic window:
- a CDS encoding class I SAM-dependent methyltransferase, translated as MNTPQSPIDTPENWDAASQGYAQKIAPFMMELFADEFVDQLQVHDGHEAVEVAAGSGALTLTLARNVGQLLVTDFSPNMLKINETRCAQAGIGNASFREMNGQALELADASMDRAACSFGLMLFPDRESGFSELKRVLRPKGRAFVSGWAGPDRFEAFSLFIQSIQRALPNLERPSTPPPIFSLANLNSFKVQMEAAGFKRVEVGYATREVQVAQPEDLWAMLTVGAPPVKMLFNQIGEEGKGEVHDALMEILKERYGNGRITLSNTATYATGNV; from the coding sequence ATGAATACTCCTCAATCCCCTATCGACACGCCCGAGAATTGGGATGCGGCCAGTCAAGGCTATGCCCAAAAGATCGCTCCTTTCATGATGGAGCTTTTTGCAGATGAATTCGTTGACCAGCTTCAAGTGCACGATGGTCATGAGGCCGTTGAGGTGGCAGCAGGATCAGGTGCCTTGACGCTTACCTTGGCCAGAAATGTCGGGCAGTTGCTCGTGACGGACTTCTCTCCCAATATGCTTAAGATCAATGAAACCAGATGCGCACAGGCAGGAATTGGGAATGCCTCCTTTCGGGAAATGAACGGGCAAGCACTCGAACTCGCAGATGCTTCTATGGATCGGGCGGCGTGTAGCTTTGGCCTCATGCTCTTTCCTGACCGGGAGAGTGGATTCAGCGAATTGAAGCGTGTGCTCCGTCCCAAGGGTCGCGCCTTTGTGAGTGGCTGGGCCGGTCCGGATCGATTTGAGGCATTCAGCCTGTTTATCCAATCCATTCAGCGGGCCTTGCCGAATCTTGAGCGGCCTTCCACGCCTCCTCCGATATTCAGTTTGGCGAATCTGAATAGCTTCAAGGTCCAGATGGAGGCGGCGGGATTCAAGCGGGTCGAGGTCGGATATGCCACCCGAGAGGTCCAGGTGGCCCAACCAGAGGATCTTTGGGCCATGCTGACTGTAGGTGCGCCTCCTGTGAAGATGCTCTTCAACCAAATTGGGGAAGAAGGAAAAGGCGAAGTTCATGACGCCCTCATGGAAATCTTGAAGGAGCGCTATGGAAATGGCCGCATCACACTCAGCAATACCGCCACTTACGCCACAGGCAATGTCTAG
- a CDS encoding cellulase family glycosylhydrolase, giving the protein MRIFTWLLLTVISGALMAQTVANDSVPVPGQWSKERIQAWYDQQPWLVGCNYYPATAINQIDMWQAETWDPDRIDLELGWAADMGMNTLRVFLHDLVWENDRKGLLERMDQFLNICQRHGIRPWFVFFDDCHFPNPQLGEQPLPVVGYHNSGWVNCPARDVANRYAQEEATRKERKRLKGYVQTTMRRFKDDDRVLMWELYNEPGQAGIKDASQRLVYDSWVWARAVNPSQPITSCTAGSVGETNIQINALNSDLHSVHAYGDADHLRKRVKPYIESGRPVMVTEWLARDRKSTVAEILPVLKELNMGAVNWGFVSGESGTVWNWGTRRAPAGGKRNVEEERAAGNVVNPGEDFPEPEIWFHDLLRMDGTPYDAEEIALFRKLTGAER; this is encoded by the coding sequence ATGAGGATTTTTACGTGGCTACTTCTTACGGTGATTTCAGGAGCCCTGATGGCCCAAACTGTCGCCAATGACTCCGTCCCTGTGCCGGGACAATGGTCCAAAGAACGAATTCAAGCTTGGTATGACCAACAGCCTTGGTTGGTCGGATGTAATTATTACCCTGCAACGGCCATCAATCAGATCGACATGTGGCAGGCGGAAACGTGGGACCCTGATCGCATCGATCTCGAATTGGGTTGGGCTGCCGATATGGGGATGAATACGCTCAGGGTATTCCTGCATGATCTCGTCTGGGAGAACGACCGAAAGGGGCTGCTTGAACGCATGGATCAGTTCCTGAATATCTGCCAACGTCATGGGATTCGCCCATGGTTCGTATTCTTCGATGATTGCCATTTCCCCAATCCTCAATTGGGAGAGCAGCCCTTGCCAGTGGTGGGATACCACAATTCAGGATGGGTGAATTGCCCGGCAAGAGATGTGGCCAATCGCTATGCGCAGGAAGAAGCCACTAGAAAGGAGCGCAAGCGCCTCAAAGGATACGTCCAGACCACCATGCGAAGATTCAAGGACGATGATCGGGTCCTGATGTGGGAACTCTACAACGAGCCCGGACAAGCAGGAATCAAGGACGCTTCTCAGAGATTGGTCTACGACTCATGGGTGTGGGCCAGAGCCGTGAATCCTTCTCAGCCGATCACCTCCTGTACAGCAGGTAGTGTAGGGGAAACCAATATTCAGATCAATGCCCTCAACTCCGATTTGCACTCGGTTCACGCCTATGGAGATGCCGACCACCTTCGCAAGCGGGTCAAGCCTTACATCGAAAGTGGCCGCCCTGTCATGGTCACAGAGTGGCTGGCTCGGGACCGCAAGAGTACGGTAGCGGAAATCCTACCTGTTTTGAAGGAATTGAACATGGGAGCCGTGAACTGGGGATTCGTCTCCGGTGAATCTGGGACCGTCTGGAATTGGGGAACTCGCCGAGCCCCAGCAGGTGGAAAAAGGAATGTGGAGGAGGAACGCGCTGCCGGGAATGTCGTGAACCCCGGAGAGGATTTTCCCGAACCCGAAATCTGGTTCCACGATTTGCTGCGAATGGACGGAACTCCCTATGACGCCGAAGAGATTGCGCTGTTTCGGAAGCTGACAGGCGCAGAACGATAA
- a CDS encoding ACT domain-containing protein: MMLFEIDTELAEVIRTSWFTLDPDTYAYTKVEEVRHPEKHLIVTRDADEITVVTALQHLELLGRYERNPENWRLMNIKCGNPFYCVGFLASICSEFARNRIDVTATSTYTNDYIMVQEGDLNRSLALLVTLGFEHREQR; this comes from the coding sequence ATGATGCTATTTGAAATCGATACCGAATTGGCAGAAGTCATCCGTACGAGTTGGTTTACCCTAGATCCCGATACATACGCCTACACCAAAGTGGAGGAGGTGCGCCATCCTGAAAAGCATTTGATCGTTACCCGGGATGCAGACGAGATTACGGTGGTCACAGCGCTCCAGCATTTGGAATTGCTCGGTCGCTACGAGCGCAATCCCGAGAATTGGCGACTCATGAACATCAAATGCGGCAATCCATTCTATTGCGTGGGATTCTTGGCGTCGATCTGCTCTGAATTTGCCAGAAACAGGATCGATGTCACGGCTACTTCTACTTACACCAATGACTACATCATGGTCCAAGAAGGAGACCTGAACCGTTCGCTGGCCTTGTTGGTGACCTTGGGGTTTGAGCATCGGGAACAACGATAG